A region of Trichocoleus sp. DNA encodes the following proteins:
- the glpK gene encoding glycerol kinase GlpK, translating to MVSTAGYILALDLGTTGNRAFLFNQAGQIVSQAYQELRQIYPQPGWLEHDPLEIWQATCKVMQATLQQAQIQPQQVRAIGLTVQRETCLLWDKTTGEPLHHAIVWQDRRTADHCQQLRDQGKAAEIFERTGLIIDAYFSATKLTWLLNHLAPLSLDSVLAGTIDSWILWKLTGGKVHATDDSNASRTMLYNLETRQWDDSLLQMFDIPAQLLPQIQPSLSHFGVTDARLFGAEIPITAVLGDQQASLFGHGCDRPGLVKCTYGTGCFLVAHTGSTIVRAPNQLIATIAWTEQSTAGKNQVGYALEGSMFTTGACIQWLRDGLGIIATAAETEDLAQQVEDSGGVYFVPALSGLGAPHWDMSARGAFLGITGGARRPHLVRAVLESIVYQVKEVVEAIHASQALEVQQLRVDGGGCENNFLMQQQADVLGIPVERPQMRETTVQGVAFAAGLVCGFWDDYDTLVKHQPIDRVFEPSPRSERSIEQFMQWQKAVARTKQWVDIAGNKG from the coding sequence ATGGTTTCTACTGCGGGCTATATCCTGGCATTGGATTTGGGGACAACTGGAAATCGAGCTTTCTTGTTTAATCAGGCAGGGCAGATCGTCAGTCAGGCATACCAGGAATTGCGGCAGATTTATCCCCAACCCGGCTGGCTGGAACATGACCCGCTCGAAATTTGGCAGGCAACTTGTAAAGTCATGCAAGCGACGTTGCAGCAGGCGCAGATTCAGCCTCAGCAAGTACGGGCAATCGGGCTAACGGTACAGCGAGAAACCTGTTTGCTCTGGGATAAAACGACAGGCGAGCCACTGCATCATGCGATCGTCTGGCAAGACCGCCGGACTGCTGACCACTGCCAGCAATTGCGCGATCAGGGTAAAGCAGCAGAAATTTTTGAGCGGACGGGTTTAATTATCGATGCCTATTTTTCGGCAACAAAGCTGACCTGGCTGCTCAACCACCTGGCTCCCCTCTCGCTTGACTCAGTGCTGGCAGGCACGATCGATAGCTGGATTCTCTGGAAACTTACAGGCGGCAAAGTCCATGCAACCGATGATAGCAACGCCAGTCGCACGATGCTCTACAACCTGGAAACGCGCCAGTGGGACGATTCCCTGCTTCAGATGTTTGATATTCCTGCTCAACTGTTGCCGCAAATTCAGCCCAGCCTCAGCCATTTTGGGGTCACAGATGCTCGCCTCTTTGGAGCTGAGATCCCCATCACTGCGGTATTAGGTGACCAGCAAGCTTCCTTATTTGGGCATGGCTGCGATCGTCCCGGTCTGGTGAAATGCACTTATGGGACGGGCTGTTTTCTAGTTGCTCATACAGGTTCAACGATCGTGCGTGCTCCCAATCAACTGATTGCCACGATCGCCTGGACAGAACAAAGCACTGCTGGCAAAAATCAGGTGGGATATGCCCTCGAAGGCAGTATGTTCACGACGGGTGCCTGCATTCAATGGCTCCGCGACGGGTTAGGAATCATTGCAACCGCAGCAGAAACAGAAGACTTGGCACAGCAGGTTGAAGATAGCGGGGGCGTTTACTTTGTGCCAGCGTTGAGTGGATTAGGCGCACCCCACTGGGACATGAGCGCAAGGGGAGCATTTTTGGGCATCACGGGTGGAGCCAGACGACCCCATCTGGTGCGGGCAGTGCTGGAGTCGATCGTTTATCAAGTGAAGGAGGTTGTTGAAGCAATTCATGCATCGCAAGCACTGGAAGTCCAGCAGCTTCGAGTGGATGGTGGCGGCTGTGAAAATAATTTTTTAATGCAGCAACAAGCAGATGTTTTGGGAATTCCAGTTGAACGTCCTCAAATGCGAGAAACCACTGTACAGGGAGTTGCCTTTGCAGCAGGGTTAGTCTGCGGCTTCTGGGATGATTACGACACGCTAGTCAAACATCAGCCGATCGATCGAGTGTTTGAACCCAGTCCCCGTTCTGAGCGATCGATCGAACAGTTCATGCAATGGCAGAAAGCAGTAGCGCGAACGAAGCAATGGGTTGATATTGCAGGAAATAAGGGTTAA
- a CDS encoding cation-transporting P-type ATPase — protein sequence MPPQPSSTQTARPVTWQSFSVAETTRLLQSDQTTGLTTQQVADRIVQHGSNELVETGGRSPLTILIDQFKNVMLIMLIAVAVISAILDVREAMSLNRFVFPKDATAILVIVILNGILGYVQESGAEKALAALKNLASSRVRVIREGKALEVDSKDLVPGDVMLLEAGVKVPADGRVVEVANLQVREAALTGESHAVNKQAEMILPEDAPLGDRVNLVFSGTEVAQGRATVLVTETGMRTELGKIATALQEVEAEPTPLQKRMGQLGNALVIGALVLVAIVVVGGTIYNPSLFEELVKVSLSMAVAVVPEGLPAVITVTLALGTQRMVRRHALIRKLPAVETLGSVTTICSDKTGTLTQNKMVVQAVETADRSLRVTGEGYAPVGQFEQNGEAIAAPQDPALQALLTACVLCNDAVLQKENGEWAILGDPTEGALLALAGKAGLRKDEQDNASPRVAEFPFSSERKRMSVMVKAAAPQAGLETSLVMATKGSPELTLERCTQIQMGDRVEPLTTAQRSQILTRNDHLASRGLRVLGFACKPLAELPDAAAEDEVERDLIWLGLVGMLDAPRPEVREAVAKCRAAGIRPVMITGDHQLTAQAIAVDLGIATEEEKAITGRQLETLSDQDLQEIVGQVSVYARVSPEHKLRIVRALQQQNQIVAMTGDGVNDAPALKQADIGVAMGITGTDVSKEASDMVLLDDNFATIVSAVEEGRTVYVNIRRFIKYILGSNIGEVLTIAAAPVMGLGGIPLSPLQILWMNLVTDGLPALALAVEPGRPSVMQQPPKDPKESIFARGLGSYMVRIGIILAIVTIALMAWAYGYTEQVQGNGLDRDRWQTMVFTTLCLAQMGHAFAVRSNNRLMIEVNPFSNPYVLAAVVVTSILQILLIYVEPLRNFFNTHYLSGMELLICVGFSSLVFVWIEFEKLFIRWTAARNKLSPNLSTKD from the coding sequence ATGCCTCCTCAACCCTCCTCTACGCAGACCGCTCGTCCTGTCACCTGGCAAAGCTTTTCTGTTGCAGAAACCACTCGCCTGCTGCAAAGCGATCAGACAACTGGGTTAACGACTCAGCAGGTTGCCGATCGAATAGTGCAACATGGCTCCAATGAACTGGTGGAAACAGGCGGACGATCGCCCCTGACCATCTTGATTGATCAGTTTAAGAACGTGATGCTGATCATGTTGATTGCTGTCGCGGTCATTTCGGCAATTTTGGACGTGCGCGAGGCAATGAGCTTGAATCGGTTTGTGTTTCCCAAGGATGCAACCGCGATTCTGGTCATTGTGATATTGAATGGCATCCTGGGCTATGTGCAGGAAAGCGGTGCAGAAAAGGCACTGGCGGCGCTCAAAAACTTGGCTTCTTCCAGGGTTCGGGTGATTCGAGAGGGCAAAGCGCTGGAAGTTGATTCTAAAGACCTGGTGCCGGGGGATGTGATGCTGCTGGAAGCCGGGGTAAAAGTCCCTGCAGATGGGCGCGTGGTGGAGGTTGCCAATTTACAAGTGAGAGAGGCTGCCCTGACGGGAGAATCTCATGCGGTAAACAAACAGGCTGAAATGATTCTGCCAGAAGACGCACCGCTGGGCGATCGCGTCAACCTCGTTTTTTCGGGAACTGAAGTTGCTCAAGGCCGGGCAACCGTTCTGGTGACAGAAACGGGAATGCGAACTGAACTGGGCAAAATTGCAACTGCGCTTCAGGAAGTTGAGGCAGAGCCAACACCCCTGCAAAAACGCATGGGGCAACTGGGTAATGCTCTGGTCATTGGGGCACTGGTGTTGGTAGCGATCGTGGTGGTTGGCGGCACAATCTACAATCCCAGCTTGTTTGAGGAATTGGTCAAAGTCTCGCTGAGTATGGCGGTTGCCGTTGTGCCAGAAGGGTTGCCTGCCGTCATTACCGTGACACTCGCACTCGGAACACAGCGGATGGTGCGTCGTCATGCCCTGATTCGGAAACTGCCTGCTGTGGAAACCCTGGGTTCTGTCACAACGATTTGTTCCGATAAAACCGGAACTCTAACCCAAAATAAAATGGTGGTGCAAGCTGTCGAGACTGCCGATCGATCGCTGCGAGTCACGGGAGAAGGCTATGCTCCAGTGGGTCAATTTGAACAGAATGGCGAAGCGATCGCTGCCCCACAAGACCCTGCCCTGCAAGCCCTGTTAACGGCCTGTGTTCTCTGCAATGATGCAGTGCTGCAAAAAGAAAATGGCGAATGGGCAATTTTGGGTGATCCAACCGAAGGAGCACTGCTGGCGCTGGCAGGAAAAGCCGGATTGCGGAAAGATGAGCAAGACAACGCTTCCCCTAGAGTGGCAGAGTTTCCCTTTTCTTCAGAACGGAAACGGATGAGTGTCATGGTGAAAGCCGCAGCACCACAAGCCGGACTGGAAACGTCACTGGTGATGGCGACTAAAGGCTCCCCTGAACTGACGTTAGAGCGATGCACGCAGATTCAAATGGGCGATCGGGTTGAACCTTTAACCACAGCTCAGCGTAGCCAGATTTTGACGCGAAATGATCACCTGGCAAGCCGTGGCTTACGAGTGCTGGGCTTTGCCTGCAAACCACTGGCTGAACTGCCTGATGCTGCAGCTGAGGATGAAGTTGAGCGGGATTTGATCTGGCTTGGACTGGTGGGAATGCTGGATGCGCCTCGTCCTGAAGTGCGCGAAGCGGTGGCGAAATGTCGGGCGGCGGGAATTCGTCCGGTTATGATTACGGGCGATCATCAACTAACGGCGCAGGCGATCGCGGTAGATCTGGGCATTGCGACGGAAGAAGAGAAAGCGATCACTGGGCGGCAACTTGAAACCTTGTCTGATCAAGATTTACAAGAAATCGTGGGTCAGGTTAGCGTCTATGCCAGAGTATCGCCAGAGCATAAGCTGCGAATTGTGCGAGCATTGCAGCAGCAAAATCAGATCGTTGCCATGACTGGGGATGGTGTGAATGATGCACCTGCCCTGAAACAAGCTGATATTGGCGTCGCAATGGGCATCACCGGAACGGATGTCAGCAAGGAAGCAAGCGATATGGTGCTGCTGGACGACAACTTCGCCACGATCGTTTCTGCGGTGGAAGAAGGTCGAACGGTTTATGTCAACATTCGTCGCTTTATCAAATACATTCTGGGATCAAACATTGGCGAGGTTTTAACGATCGCTGCTGCACCTGTGATGGGCTTGGGTGGTATTCCGCTATCGCCGCTGCAAATTCTCTGGATGAATCTCGTGACGGATGGCTTACCTGCGCTAGCCCTGGCAGTTGAACCGGGTAGACCTTCAGTGATGCAACAGCCGCCAAAAGACCCGAAAGAGAGCATCTTTGCACGAGGACTAGGCTCCTATATGGTGCGAATTGGAATCATTCTGGCAATCGTGACGATCGCGTTGATGGCGTGGGCTTATGGCTACACGGAGCAGGTGCAGGGCAACGGGCTAGACCGCGATCGCTGGCAGACGATGGTGTTTACAACGCTTTGTTTAGCGCAAATGGGACATGCATTTGCAGTGCGATCGAACAACCGCTTGATGATTGAGGTCAACCCATTTTCAAACCCTTATGTGCTAGCTGCTGTGGTTGTCACTAGCATTCTGCAAATTCTCTTAATTTACGTTGAGCCTTTACGCAATTTCTTTAATACGCATTATCTCAGCGGTATGGAATTGCTCATCTGTGTTGGCTTCAGTTCCTTAGTCTTTGTCTGGATTGAATTCGAGAAATTGTTTATTCGCTGGACTGCGGCTCGAAACAAGTTGAGCCCAAATTTGAGCACAAAAGACTAA
- a CDS encoding metal ABC transporter permease translates to MALDTELIRIADLMSLPFMQRALLGGILTGILGGLLGSFAILRQLSFFSHTVGHAALLGIVLGILLNLDPTLTLLPFTVLFGLGVVYLMAKTDLWSDTVLNIVFSASLAIAVIALGFVKSYRGNLMNLLFGDILAIQSTDILLTALVLITSIITLLFTHRAQVLLTLHEGMAKAQGVAVGMHRAWFIVLLSLAVAVAIKAVGVLLVNAFLVIPAATAKLISRQFALYVLLATGIGALSAILGIVASAALNLGSGPSIVVAQFVLFAVAIVVSKFQT, encoded by the coding sequence ATGGCACTTGATACAGAATTGATTCGTATCGCTGATCTCATGTCGCTTCCCTTTATGCAGCGTGCTCTGTTAGGTGGTATTTTAACGGGCATTTTGGGGGGACTTTTAGGCAGCTTTGCAATTTTGCGTCAGTTATCCTTCTTTAGTCATACAGTGGGTCATGCTGCTTTACTCGGTATTGTTCTCGGCATACTGCTCAATCTTGACCCAACCTTGACGCTGTTGCCATTCACAGTTTTATTTGGTTTAGGCGTCGTTTATTTGATGGCTAAAACCGATCTTTGGAGCGACACCGTTCTCAACATTGTCTTTTCAGCATCGCTCGCAATTGCAGTAATTGCATTAGGCTTTGTGAAAAGCTATCGTGGCAACTTAATGAATCTGCTGTTTGGTGATATTCTTGCCATTCAATCCACTGATATACTACTTACAGCATTGGTTTTAATCACGAGTATCATCACGTTACTCTTCACCCATCGCGCTCAAGTTCTATTAACGCTGCATGAAGGAATGGCAAAAGCGCAGGGCGTTGCAGTGGGGATGCATCGTGCCTGGTTTATTGTGTTGCTTTCGTTGGCTGTTGCAGTTGCAATCAAGGCAGTTGGCGTATTGCTGGTGAATGCATTTCTGGTGATTCCAGCAGCCACGGCAAAATTAATCAGCCGTCAGTTTGCGCTCTATGTGCTGCTCGCAACGGGCATTGGTGCGCTCAGTGCGATACTTGGAATTGTTGCATCTGCCGCCTTGAATCTCGGATCAGGTCCCAGCATCGTTGTGGCTCAGTTTGTCTTATTTGCCGTAGCGATCGTCGTTTCCAAATTCCAGACATAG
- a CDS encoding zinc ABC transporter substrate-binding protein gives MHSLSPLTARTTLCRILGWTASTLSATVGLVGCATESNLGNNSTAPRPETALEIVTTTLPVTDFTKAVVGNRAEVIYLMPPNVSPHDFQARPEDVQKIAQADVLVENGLGLETYLDSLIHNAGNQKLTVIDSSKGIEPIAQAAEAHSDTTANATDGHAHAGESNPHLWLDPTRAIQQVETIRDGLIAIDPQGKANYTANAAVYIEKLKALDAEIANTLKPYVGKTFVTYHDFAPYFAQRYSLKPEFLVGVPEENPAPADVKRVMDAVKASELKTLLTEPQAAGNPFDALAKDLNVNVSSFDPMETAGANGLEPDYYLTTMRQNVKNLEAAFQGEPERSALPIWQFQPRIATTNRF, from the coding sequence ATGCATTCCTTAAGCCCTCTTACTGCTCGAACCACTTTATGTAGAATCCTGGGTTGGACTGCTTCTACCCTGTCTGCCACAGTTGGGCTAGTTGGTTGCGCTACAGAATCCAATTTAGGCAACAATTCTACTGCTCCTCGCCCCGAAACAGCGTTAGAGATTGTCACAACCACTCTGCCCGTGACGGATTTTACAAAAGCGGTGGTGGGCAATCGGGCTGAGGTCATTTATCTCATGCCGCCGAATGTCAGCCCGCACGATTTCCAGGCAAGGCCGGAAGATGTCCAAAAGATCGCGCAGGCAGATGTGTTGGTTGAAAATGGCCTGGGTTTGGAGACTTATTTAGACAGCCTGATTCACAACGCAGGCAACCAGAAGCTAACCGTTATTGATAGCAGCAAGGGGATCGAGCCGATCGCTCAAGCAGCCGAGGCACATTCTGACACAACAGCTAACGCAACAGACGGACACGCTCATGCCGGTGAGTCCAATCCGCATCTCTGGCTTGACCCAACGCGAGCAATTCAGCAGGTAGAAACTATCCGAGATGGGTTAATTGCGATCGATCCACAGGGCAAAGCGAACTATACCGCTAATGCTGCTGTTTATATTGAGAAGCTTAAAGCACTAGATGCTGAAATCGCCAACACGCTTAAACCCTATGTGGGTAAAACGTTTGTCACCTATCACGACTTTGCACCCTATTTTGCTCAACGCTACAGCCTCAAACCCGAATTTCTAGTCGGCGTCCCAGAAGAAAACCCGGCTCCGGCTGACGTCAAGCGCGTTATGGATGCTGTGAAAGCCTCAGAATTAAAAACGCTTTTGACCGAACCCCAGGCAGCAGGCAATCCTTTTGATGCGCTGGCAAAAGATTTGAACGTCAACGTCAGCAGTTTTGATCCGATGGAAACTGCCGGAGCGAATGGGTTAGAGCCAGATTACTACCTAACCACGATGCGCCAGAATGTCAAAAATTTGGAAGCTGCATTTCAAGGAGAACCGGAGCGATCGGCTTTACCGATCTGGCAGTTTCAACCCAGGATCGCTACAACAAATCGCTTTTAG
- a CDS encoding PAS domain S-box protein has translation MSLLDAAAREQEDCSWRIRYGFAVVTASISLWIRLLLVPILGLVGPFLLFAPAVMFSAWYGGTGPGLLATGWSCLLATYFLIEPIHRLEIADSSDLVRLILFAVVGGQISILSGKLVSAKWRAESIARRAEATAISLEQSEERYRLLVETVKDYAIFALDSAGYVATWNAGAEQLQGYQAAEILGQPASCFYSTIDRQQGKPEAELRQAARQGKYQAEGWQVRKNGSCFWADIGISALYDPQGNLRGFSIVIRDITSRRQTEERLQRSLEELSHVKFALDQVAIVAVTDAKGTIQTINDRFCELSQYSREELVGQNHRILNSGYHDKAFFQDLWSTITAGQIWQGEIKNRAKDGSYYWVDTTIVPFLDEAGKPFQYLAIRFEITERKQVEARLKQLNNNLESQVKERTAQLQQSLNFEATLKRITDKVRDSLDEHQILQTAVQELGEGLGVSCCNAALYDLEQKISTICYEYNTSLFPVKGRVSHMDNYPEFYEFLLQGQYRQFCNIVNNPVRGRVAMLACPIVDDQDILGDLWLITDKEYGFHEPELRLVQQVANQCAIALRQARLYEESQTQVKTLERLNWLKDDFLSTVSHELRTPVSNMKMSMHLLEMTLQRENIQNDSSKKINQYLQILKNECEREISLINDLLDLQRLEAGKQALIFDTVQVREWVSEVVQGFYERAKARQIALQVDLPTQNLPPLTSDIASLERILAELLNNACKYTPPEGTIRVSAKTNCELLQLSVTNFGAEIPAAELARIFDKFYRVPNADPWKQGGTGLGLALVQRLAQHLAGTIRVESGAGQTTFIVEIPNQAVLNERTVS, from the coding sequence ATGTCGTTATTAGATGCAGCCGCTAGAGAGCAAGAGGACTGTTCCTGGCGCATTCGATATGGATTTGCTGTTGTTACCGCCTCCATCTCACTCTGGATTCGGTTACTTCTAGTGCCAATTTTGGGGCTGGTAGGTCCATTTTTGCTCTTTGCCCCCGCAGTGATGTTTAGTGCCTGGTATGGCGGCACAGGACCTGGACTTCTGGCAACCGGGTGGAGTTGTTTGTTAGCAACTTATTTCCTAATAGAGCCAATTCATCGGCTAGAAATTGCAGATTCCAGCGATCTCGTTCGCCTCATTTTGTTTGCTGTGGTCGGTGGACAAATTAGCATCTTAAGTGGAAAATTGGTTTCGGCAAAATGGCGGGCAGAATCGATCGCACGTCGGGCTGAGGCAACAGCAATTTCTTTAGAGCAGAGCGAAGAACGCTATCGGTTATTAGTAGAGACAGTCAAAGACTACGCCATTTTTGCGCTTGATTCTGCTGGCTATGTAGCAACTTGGAACGCTGGTGCAGAACAATTACAGGGATATCAGGCAGCAGAAATTTTAGGGCAGCCTGCTTCTTGCTTCTACTCAACGATCGATCGTCAGCAAGGAAAGCCTGAGGCTGAACTAAGACAAGCAGCGCGCCAAGGCAAGTACCAGGCGGAAGGGTGGCAAGTTCGCAAAAATGGCTCATGTTTCTGGGCAGACATTGGGATCAGCGCCCTATATGACCCACAAGGGAACTTACGGGGCTTTTCCATCGTGATTCGGGATATCACCAGCCGCAGACAAACCGAAGAACGTTTACAGCGATCCTTAGAGGAGCTTTCTCATGTCAAGTTTGCGCTTGATCAGGTCGCGATCGTCGCAGTTACCGATGCAAAAGGAACGATTCAAACGATTAACGATCGGTTCTGTGAGCTTTCCCAATACAGCCGAGAAGAGTTAGTTGGGCAGAATCATCGCATTCTCAATTCGGGCTACCACGATAAAGCCTTCTTTCAAGATCTCTGGTCTACGATTACTGCTGGTCAGATCTGGCAGGGTGAAATTAAGAACCGGGCAAAGGATGGCAGCTACTACTGGGTAGACACAACGATCGTTCCCTTTCTGGACGAAGCGGGAAAACCTTTCCAATATTTAGCAATTCGGTTTGAAATCACAGAACGAAAACAGGTAGAAGCGAGGCTCAAACAACTCAACAATAATTTAGAGTCACAGGTAAAAGAGCGCACTGCTCAACTACAGCAATCTCTAAACTTTGAGGCAACGCTAAAGCGAATTACAGATAAAGTTCGCGATAGCCTGGATGAACATCAAATCTTGCAGACTGCAGTTCAAGAATTGGGAGAGGGACTGGGCGTTAGCTGCTGTAATGCGGCGCTTTATGACTTGGAGCAAAAAATTTCAACGATCTGCTACGAATACAATACTTCTCTGTTTCCAGTGAAGGGGCGAGTGAGCCACATGGATAACTACCCTGAGTTCTACGAGTTCCTTTTACAAGGACAGTATCGCCAGTTTTGCAATATTGTAAACAACCCAGTTCGAGGGCGAGTTGCCATGCTTGCCTGTCCAATTGTGGACGATCAGGATATTCTGGGCGATTTATGGCTGATTACGGATAAAGAATATGGTTTTCATGAGCCGGAACTGCGGCTAGTCCAGCAAGTAGCAAACCAATGTGCGATCGCGCTCCGGCAGGCACGCCTGTATGAAGAATCACAAACTCAAGTCAAAACATTAGAACGGCTTAATTGGCTAAAAGACGACTTCCTCAGTACGGTTTCTCATGAGCTACGCACTCCTGTCTCAAACATGAAAATGTCAATGCATTTACTGGAAATGACATTACAGCGAGAAAACATTCAGAACGACTCATCGAAAAAAATAAATCAATATTTGCAAATTCTAAAGAATGAGTGCGAACGGGAAATTAGCTTAATTAATGATCTGCTTGATCTGCAACGCCTAGAAGCCGGAAAACAGGCGCTAATCTTTGACACAGTGCAGGTTCGAGAATGGGTTTCCGAGGTGGTGCAAGGATTTTACGAGCGAGCTAAAGCAAGACAGATTGCCTTACAGGTTGACTTACCCACTCAAAACTTGCCACCGCTGACCTCCGACATTGCATCCTTGGAGCGCATTCTGGCAGAACTGCTGAACAACGCCTGCAAATATACCCCACCCGAAGGCACCATCAGGGTCAGTGCAAAAACAAATTGCGAACTGCTACAGCTATCTGTGACAAACTTTGGAGCAGAAATTCCTGCTGCCGAGCTAGCGCGCATCTTCGACAAGTTCTATCGCGTCCCCAATGCTGACCCCTGGAAGCAAGGTGGCACAGGTTTAGGATTAGCTCTGGTGCAGCGGCTCGCTCAACATTTAGCAGGAACCATTCGAGTCGAGTCGGGTGCAGGACAAACGACCTTTATTGTAGAGATTCCCAATCAGGCAGTGCTGAATGAGAGAACTGTCTCTTAA
- a CDS encoding ATP-binding protein, protein MGRYTKLNVRSGLMVNHRFLPQRLIGRTAELQTLRQILLEDGDLWLVGAPGIGRRTLLHTAATQIGARVLEIDCLRTTSTSRFLRLLADSIVEAFAHPAEFALLEQWSITRPFVLERSETQRPRLVWYSSSSQEWSLLQSLLELPQSIAERLDCRVVTVFLNFPHIRSWDRTGKWEGYLRQEIQQQSRVSYALVSTVPDVAWVQENHLPVIALELLDNDTMKSWLIPAMAEEGLAFDAESQAIDRFLGIVQGHPGAAITLARRIWLDLHSFPQPDLIEPVVKVLSPSDRFPTQIEAHHVYRSTLALVEDLSITFESLILLLPPSQVRVLESLALDPTDKPQSREYIQKHQLTRGGGLQGALTSLEQKGLLYGPQQNYQIALPFLGFWLKQRLQ, encoded by the coding sequence ATGGGTAGATATACTAAACTTAATGTCCGCTCTGGATTGATGGTGAATCATCGATTTCTGCCCCAACGTTTAATTGGTCGCACAGCCGAACTGCAAACTCTGCGGCAAATCCTGCTTGAAGATGGGGATTTGTGGCTCGTTGGTGCGCCCGGAATTGGTCGGCGGACTCTGCTCCATACGGCTGCAACTCAAATTGGCGCGAGAGTTTTGGAGATTGACTGCCTCCGCACCACTAGCACCAGTCGGTTTTTGCGGCTGCTGGCAGATAGTATTGTGGAAGCCTTTGCCCATCCTGCCGAATTCGCGCTGCTCGAGCAGTGGAGCATTACCCGTCCCTTTGTGTTAGAGCGCAGCGAAACCCAGCGTCCTCGCTTAGTCTGGTACAGTTCCAGCAGTCAGGAATGGTCACTTTTGCAGAGCCTACTCGAACTGCCGCAATCGATCGCGGAGCGGCTTGATTGTCGTGTGGTGACTGTGTTTCTCAACTTTCCACATATTCGTTCCTGGGATCGGACGGGCAAGTGGGAAGGCTATTTGCGGCAGGAAATTCAGCAGCAGAGCCGGGTGAGCTATGCACTGGTTTCCACGGTTCCAGATGTCGCCTGGGTGCAGGAAAACCATTTGCCCGTCATTGCGCTAGAGCTATTGGACAACGACACCATGAAATCCTGGCTGATTCCAGCAATGGCAGAAGAAGGCTTAGCGTTTGATGCTGAAAGTCAGGCGATCGATCGGTTCTTGGGCATTGTCCAGGGGCATCCGGGAGCGGCAATTACCCTCGCCCGTCGGATCTGGCTTGATTTGCACTCATTCCCACAGCCAGATTTGATAGAGCCTGTCGTTAAAGTGCTATCCCCGTCCGATCGCTTCCCCACCCAGATTGAAGCACACCATGTTTATCGCAGTACGCTGGCGCTGGTCGAAGATTTGTCCATAACCTTTGAATCGTTGATTTTGCTGCTGCCGCCTAGCCAGGTTCGGGTTTTAGAAAGTCTGGCGCTTGACCCAACAGACAAACCTCAGTCGCGAGAGTATATCCAGAAACATCAGCTAACCAGGGGGGGCGGACTTCAAGGCGCATTAACCAGTCTGGAACAGAAAGGATTGCTTTATGGGCCGCAGCAGAACTATCAGATTGCGCTGCCCTTCCTGGGATTCTGGCTCAAACAACGTCTGCAATAG
- a CDS encoding metal ABC transporter ATP-binding protein — protein sequence MEKVLEVEHLSVYQGTYEAVQNVSFCLEAGTDTAIIGPNGAGKSTLVQALLGIIPRQSGTVSILGEVVRPHGELSPQIRQQIAYLPQSFLFDRGIPMTVAELVGLGWGKAGWSLPWSGKHERDQAVVQALARVNASYLIDKPIGNLSGGETKRVLLAYCLVRPRRLLILDEAPAGLDYQAEAEFYQLVNQLKLDFGWTILQISHDLDMVNQQCDRVICLNRSIVCQGIPEVALSSENLMAAYGPQLTRYHHNH from the coding sequence ATGGAAAAAGTACTGGAAGTTGAACATCTCAGCGTTTATCAAGGCACGTATGAAGCAGTGCAAAACGTGTCTTTTTGCCTGGAAGCCGGAACCGATACCGCAATTATTGGTCCAAATGGTGCTGGAAAAAGTACGCTTGTTCAGGCTTTGCTGGGCATCATTCCCCGACAATCTGGCACTGTGTCAATTTTAGGAGAAGTGGTTCGCCCTCATGGAGAACTTTCACCCCAGATCCGACAGCAAATTGCTTACCTGCCGCAGAGTTTTTTGTTCGATCGCGGCATCCCAATGACGGTTGCAGAATTAGTGGGGCTGGGCTGGGGAAAAGCAGGCTGGAGCCTACCCTGGAGCGGCAAACATGAGCGAGATCAAGCCGTTGTGCAAGCTTTGGCGAGGGTGAATGCCAGTTATTTAATCGACAAACCGATCGGCAATCTTTCAGGCGGTGAAACCAAGCGAGTGCTGCTAGCATACTGTCTGGTTCGCCCTCGGCGGCTGCTGATTCTAGATGAAGCCCCGGCTGGATTGGACTACCAAGCGGAAGCCGAATTTTATCAGCTTGTGAATCAACTCAAGCTCGATTTTGGCTGGACGATTTTGCAGATTTCGCATGATCTGGATATGGTGAACCAGCAGTGTGATCGGGTGATCTGCTTGAACCGATCGATCGTTTGTCAGGGAATTCCTGAGGTTGCTTTATCTTCTGAGAATTTGATGGCAGCTTATGGTCCACAGCTAACTCGTTATCACCACAACCATTAA